One Tunturibacter gelidoferens genomic region harbors:
- the bamA gene encoding outer membrane protein assembly factor BamA, with protein sequence MRIFTVNRESGSSLKSKTKTVCTRSRRSRIAYAAYMIAFTALAASSLSAPSLSAQAVGSVSGNVETLCQPQVIGNRRIPKESVLARLYSRQNDLYDPLVVERDFNSLWNTGYFDDVRIERVDSPKCVQLIIYVKEKPTIREINYKGLGAVTQSDILDRFKKAKVPLSVESQYDPTKIKRAEVVLRDLLAEHGHQFATIRTEVKTIPPAAVAITFNIKEGPTVKVGKIAFQGNNSLNDRTLRAAMKNLRPIGIPHSIILENLFARTFDASKLDEDTERVRQAYRDRGYFKALTSEPTTHIRDAGGINPFTLHPSKGKRIDILMPVEEGARYKLAGITFSGNTHFTNTKALRAQFAQKDGEYFNATLFGKGLDQLRKAFGEGGFINFVGTPVPTIDEANKTIKLNIDIDEGKAFYVSRIEFTGNTITRDKVIRRELLLEEGQVYNSRLWDLSILRLNQLNYFEALKAEQDSESRQNTDDGTVDLLLKLKEKGKNSIGLNGGISGLSGTFVGLNYETNNFLGLGETLSVQANIGDLSRNLSLGFTEPYLRDKPISLGAQIFASKYDFNPSKSQSATGQAAGNLTTAQQSLLTNYNQSTTGLTVSASEPLRHLFSRTGVTRIGLSYSLSRSSVTTFNQNTTNVFQSLAFRSGVAGQNQLSGIITSVVTPSFTFSSLDRAVGPHHGKDFNVSMQVAGVGGNVKYISPIASYRQFFPMKGLRVNSEGHNVLGYRIQLAHTSGFGGEVAPPTHRLYSGGESDLRGFDIRSVGPYTFIPNKVQYILTNPDGTSVPRDPTNPALGPVQIPLPIYRMVSIGGDTQIVANLEYRIPIVNQVTFAFFNDFGMTFDALHGQLRQSTAGQSLIDGAQYGCPTIVNGACFGGQSVKFPNLLTIVPGTNYVPRDSLGAELQVILPVVNAPFRIFYAYNPLRLYKTVPQQLAVPNSGPDNVNTFKSYFPSDGAGQFSYQQALQFYGADYILREPRKTFRLTVSTTF encoded by the coding sequence GTGCGTATCTTTACCGTGAATCGAGAGAGCGGAAGCTCCCTGAAAAGCAAGACCAAGACTGTGTGCACGCGCTCCAGACGCTCCCGCATCGCTTATGCCGCGTACATGATTGCGTTTACGGCGCTGGCCGCTTCGTCGCTCTCGGCCCCGTCGCTTTCGGCCCAGGCCGTGGGATCGGTATCGGGCAATGTGGAGACGCTGTGCCAGCCTCAGGTGATCGGTAATCGACGAATTCCCAAGGAGTCGGTGCTGGCCAGGCTGTACAGCCGGCAGAACGACCTGTACGACCCGCTGGTGGTGGAGCGGGACTTCAACTCGCTTTGGAATACCGGCTACTTCGACGATGTGCGGATTGAGCGCGTCGACAGCCCGAAGTGCGTGCAGTTGATCATTTACGTCAAAGAGAAGCCGACGATTCGCGAGATCAACTACAAGGGTCTCGGCGCGGTGACGCAGTCGGACATTCTGGACCGGTTCAAGAAGGCGAAGGTGCCGCTTTCGGTCGAGAGCCAGTACGACCCGACGAAGATCAAGCGGGCCGAGGTTGTGCTGAGGGATCTGCTGGCAGAGCACGGGCACCAGTTCGCCACGATCCGGACCGAAGTGAAGACGATTCCGCCGGCGGCTGTGGCGATTACGTTCAACATTAAAGAAGGGCCGACCGTAAAGGTGGGCAAGATCGCGTTTCAGGGCAACAACAGCCTGAACGATCGCACCCTGCGTGCCGCAATGAAGAACCTTCGGCCGATCGGGATTCCGCATTCGATCATCCTGGAGAATCTGTTTGCGCGGACCTTCGACGCGAGCAAGCTGGATGAAGACACCGAGCGCGTGCGCCAGGCTTACCGGGACCGTGGCTACTTCAAGGCTCTGACCAGCGAGCCGACGACGCACATCCGGGACGCGGGCGGCATCAACCCGTTTACGCTTCACCCGTCCAAGGGCAAACGGATCGACATCCTGATGCCGGTGGAAGAGGGTGCACGCTACAAGCTGGCGGGCATCACCTTTTCCGGCAATACCCACTTCACGAATACCAAGGCTCTTCGTGCGCAGTTTGCGCAGAAAGATGGCGAGTACTTCAACGCGACCTTATTCGGCAAAGGTTTGGATCAACTGCGGAAGGCGTTTGGCGAAGGGGGATTCATCAACTTCGTAGGAACGCCTGTACCGACGATCGATGAAGCGAATAAGACGATCAAGCTGAACATTGATATCGATGAAGGCAAGGCGTTTTACGTCTCGCGGATCGAGTTTACGGGTAATACGATTACGCGCGACAAGGTGATTCGGCGCGAGCTGTTGCTCGAAGAAGGGCAGGTCTATAACAGCAGGCTCTGGGATCTTTCGATTCTGCGGTTGAATCAGCTGAACTACTTTGAGGCGTTGAAGGCGGAGCAAGACTCGGAGAGCCGTCAGAATACGGATGACGGAACGGTCGATCTGTTGCTGAAGCTGAAGGAGAAGGGCAAGAACTCGATCGGCCTGAACGGCGGCATCAGCGGATTGTCGGGCACCTTTGTTGGTTTGAACTACGAGACCAATAACTTTCTGGGACTGGGCGAGACGCTCTCGGTGCAGGCAAATATCGGCGACCTTTCCCGCAATCTGAGTCTTGGATTTACCGAGCCTTATCTGCGGGACAAGCCGATCTCGCTGGGCGCGCAGATCTTTGCCAGCAAGTATGACTTCAATCCTTCGAAGAGCCAGTCGGCGACCGGCCAGGCGGCGGGAAATCTGACGACGGCGCAACAGTCGCTGCTGACGAACTATAACCAGTCGACGACAGGGTTGACGGTCTCGGCAAGCGAGCCTCTTCGGCATCTGTTTTCACGAACCGGCGTAACGCGTATCGGTCTGTCGTACTCACTGTCGCGGTCTTCGGTTACGACGTTCAATCAGAACACGACCAACGTGTTTCAATCGCTTGCGTTCCGGTCCGGCGTTGCGGGACAGAATCAACTGAGCGGCATCATTACTTCGGTTGTGACGCCGAGCTTTACCTTCTCGAGCCTCGATCGTGCCGTTGGACCGCATCACGGCAAGGACTTCAACGTTTCGATGCAGGTGGCAGGCGTGGGCGGTAATGTGAAGTACATCTCGCCGATTGCCAGCTATCGTCAGTTCTTCCCGATGAAGGGGCTGCGGGTAAACAGCGAGGGCCACAATGTGCTGGGTTATCGCATCCAGTTGGCTCATACGTCAGGCTTTGGCGGCGAGGTCGCTCCGCCGACGCATCGTCTGTATAGCGGTGGTGAGTCGGATCTTCGCGGGTTCGACATTCGGTCGGTCGGCCCGTACACGTTCATTCCGAATAAAGTTCAGTACATCCTGACGAACCCGGATGGGACCTCGGTTCCGCGCGATCCGACGAACCCGGCGCTGGGTCCGGTGCAGATTCCGCTGCCGATCTACCGCATGGTATCCATTGGAGGCGATACGCAGATCGTCGCGAATCTTGAGTATCGGATTCCGATTGTGAATCAGGTAACGTTCGCGTTCTTCAACGACTTTGGCATGACCTTCGACGCGCTGCATGGCCAGTTGCGCCAGAGCACGGCGGGTCAGTCGCTGATCGATGGTGCGCAGTATGGATGCCCCACGATCGTCAACGGCGCCTGCTTTGGCGGGCAGTCGGTGAAGTTCCCGAATTTGCTGACGATTGTGCCGGGAACAAACTATGTTCCGCGCGACTCGCTCGGCGCCGAGCT
- a CDS encoding CPXCG motif-containing cysteine-rich protein, giving the protein MHAAGFQCAGCGEWVETTVDESGGSKQQYVEDCQVCCQPNVLTVRWDGSAQEFTITAELES; this is encoded by the coding sequence ATGCACGCAGCAGGGTTTCAGTGCGCGGGTTGTGGGGAGTGGGTGGAGACGACGGTGGATGAGTCGGGCGGCTCGAAGCAGCAGTATGTGGAGGACTGCCAGGTCTGCTGCCAGCCAAACGTGCTGACGGTGAGGTGGGACGGGTCGGCGCAGGAATTTACGATTACGGCGGAGTTGGAGAGTTAA